Below is a genomic region from Hyphomicrobium nitrativorans NL23.
ACCGTCAGCGTCTTCAGACCCAAGAAGTCGAACTTCACGAGGCCCGCCGCTTCCACCATCTTCCAGTTGAACTGCGTGACGGGCATGTTCGACTTGGGATCGCGGTAGAGCGGCACCAGCTCGTCGAGCGGACGGTCACCGATCACCATGCCGGCGGCGTGGGTGGAGGCGTGGCGATAGAGACCTTCGAGCTTTTGCGCGACTTCGAGCAGGCGGGCGACCATCGGATCGGCGTCGCGTTCCTCCTGAAGCTTCGGCTCGCCGTCGATGGCTTCGGGCAGCGTGACCGGATTGGCCGGGTTGTTGGGCACCAGCTTGCAGAGCCGGTCTACCTGGCCGTACGGCATCTGAAGCACGCGGCCCACGTCGCGCAGCACGGCGCGCGCCTGAAGCTTTCCGTGCGTGATGATCTGCGCGACGCGGTCCTTGCCGTACTTCTCCTGCACGTAGCGGATGGTGCGGTCGCGCCGCTCCTGACAGAAGTCGATGTCGAAGTCCGGCATCGAGACGCGTTCCGGATTGAGGAAGCGCTCGAACAGCAGACCGAAGCGGAGCGGATCGAGGTCGGTGATGGTGAGAGACCAGGCGACGAGCGAGCCAGCGCCCGAACCGCGGCCGGGGCCGACCGGCACGCCGTTCGACTTCGACCACTTGATGAAGTCGGCCACGATCAGGAAGTAGCCCGGGAATTTCATGCGGGCGATGACGTCCAGCTCGAACGCGAGGCGCTTTTCGTAATCCTCGCGGGTGAAGCCTTCGGCCAACGGGTTCGCGGCAAGGCGTGCGGCGAGACCTTCTTCCGCCTGGCGCTTCAGCTCGGCGGCCTCTTCGGCCAGCATGTCCTCGTCGCTCATGCCGTCTGTGGCGGTCACGAAGCGCGGCAGGATGGGTTTGCGTTTGAGCGGACGATAGGCGCAGCGGCGGGCGATCTCGACGGTGTTGTCGAGCGCTTCGGGAATATCCGCGAAGAGCTTCGCCATGTCGTCGGCGCTTTTGAAATAGTGTTCGGGCGTGACGCGGCGGCGGTCGTCCTCCACCACCATGCGGCCTTCGGCAATGCAGATCAGCGCGTCGTGGGCCTCGTAGTCGTCCGTCTTTGCGAAGTAGACCTCGTTGGTGGCGACGAGCGGCAGGCCGAGTTCGTAAGCCAACGCGATCAGCTCGCGCTCAATCTCTTCTTCCGACTTGAGGCCGTGGCGTTGCAGCTCGACGTAGAGGCGGTCGCCGAAGATACGATGCAGGCGTTCGAGGCGGGTGCGCGCGAGGTCCGATTGACCTGCGGCGAGCGCGCGGCCAATGGGGCCTTCCGGGCCGCCGGTCAGGACGACGAGACCCGCGTGGTGAGTTTCCAGTTCGTCGAAGCGGATGTGGGTCGGGTCGGCTGGGTCAGGCAGCATGAACGCCTGGCTCGCAAGCTTGATGAGGTTGGCATACCCGGTCTCGCTCGACGCAAAGAGCGCGAGGCCCCCCGCCGGACGCACGGGCGGTGCGTTCTGCCCGAGCCGCGGCATGCCGTTCTGCTCGGCCCCGGCGTCCGCGAAGTCGGTGTCGAGCGCGCAGCCGACAATGGGCTGAATGCCTGCACCCGACAGCTTCTCCGAGAACTCAAGTGCGCCGAACAGATTGTTGGTGTCGGTGAGGCCGAGCGCGGGCATCCCGGCCTTCTCCGCGAGCTTCGCGAGGGTGCCGATCGGCAGCGCGCCCTCCAGCAGCGAGTAGGACGAGTGCACCTTGAGGTGGACATACTTTGGGAGTGTCGGCTGAGTGGTCATCACGGTCCTTCTTCACCGGACAGAAAAGTTCACCGCCGGTGAATTTTTGTAGCCCGATTCTTCGATGCACCTGGCGGGGCAACAGGGGTGAGTTGTATGATCCCCGCGATCCACAGGTGGGACATCGGCAACCCTTTGGAATGTCCCGGCTTGCCAGGAACGGGCGGGCCAAGTACCGCTTCTCGGACATGGCAAACGCTTTCACCAATCTGTGGCGGCTTTCGCGCGCGGGGATCGTGCTCGCGCAGCACGGGGTCCGCTTTGTGCCGAAGGGCCAGCCGGTGCCGCTGGCGCTCCGCCTCGCGCGGCTCGCGGCGCTGCCCGTCGCGCTCGTCGCCGCCCCGTTCAACATCGGCAAGCCCAAGGAGCGGCGCATCTCAAGCGCGCTCGCGGCGCTCGGGCCGTCCTACATCAAGCTCGGGCAGTTTCTCGCGACGCGGCAAGATGTGATCGGGCCAGAGCTTGCGAGCGATCTCGCCCACCTCCAGGACAAGATGCCGCCCTTCAGCATGAAGGAGGCGCGTCGCGCCGTCGAAGAGGCGCTCGGCGGCAAGCTCGAAGATCATTTCGTGGAGTTCGGGCCGCCCGTCGCGGCGGCTTCCATCGCGCAGGTGCACAAGGCCAAGATCCGCGACAAAGACGGGCGGTTGCGCGACGTGGCCGTGAAGATCCTGCGGCCGGACGTGGAGAAGCGCTTCCGCCGCGACCTCGACAGCTATTTCTTCGCCGCGGGCCTGATCGAGCGCTTCCATGCGCCGTCCCGGCGGCTGAAGCCGGTCGCGGTGGTGAAGAACCTCGCGCGCACGACCGAGCTCGAAATGGATCTGAGGCTCGAAGGGGCCGCGATCTCGGAGATGGCGGAGAACATCGACGCCAACGCGCACTTCCGCGTGCCCTCCGTCGACTGGAACCGCACGGCGCGGCGCGTGCTGGTGACGGACTGGATCGACGGTATACCGATCTCCGATCACGCACGGCTCGCGGCGCAAGGTCACGATCTCAAGGCGCTCGGCCTCGTCGTGCTCCGGAGCTTCCTGACACATGCGATGGGCGACGGCTTTTTTCACGCCGACATGCATCAAGGGAACCTGTTCGTGGACGCGGCGGGGAACGTCGTCGCGGTGGACTTCGGCATCATGGGGCGGCTCGGCCATAAAGAGCGCCGGTTCCTCGCCGAGATCCTGCACGGGCTCATTACCCGCGACTACACGCGCGCGGCGGAAGTGCATTTCTGGGCAGGCTACGTGCCGCCGCATCATCCCGTCGAGGTTTTCGCGCAGGCGCTGCGCGCGATCGGCGAGCCGATCCACGGGCGCACGGCCGACGAGATCTCGATGGCGGATCTGCTCGGCCAGCTCTTCGCCTACACCGAAGTTTTCGACATGCAGACGCGGCCGGAGCTGATCCTGCTGCAGAAGAGCATGGTGATCGTGGAAGGCGTGGCGCGCAGTCTCGATCCGTCGCTCAACATGTGGGTGGCGGCGGAGCCTGTCGCGAAGGACTGGGTTGAAGCGAACACCGGACCACGCGGCGCGATGCGCAAGGCGGGCGAGGGTGCGCTGACGCTCGGGCGCGTGCTCGCGGATGTGCCGGATGTGCTTGCGCACGCGGAGCGCGCGGCTTCGGGCTTTGCAGAGATGGCGCGGGGCGGCGTGCGGCTCGACGCGGAGACCATCGAGGGGATCGCTGAGAGAACCGCGCGCAAGGAACGGACGGGGCGCTTTGCGCTGTGGATCATTGCGGCAAGCCTTGCGGCGCTGACGGCAAAGTACGTCGGGCTGATTTAAGCGTCGCTCCAGATTATGCGAAAGGCGGCGGGCCGGGTGGCCGCCGCCTTTTTTCAACACCGCGAAGACCGTCGCGCGCTTATCTCTCGCCGCAATCGAAGTCGAGTTTCACCCATGGGGTGTCGACCTTGCACTTGCCGTCCTTGCGCGTGAAGACGTCGCCGAACTCTTCCGCAAGGGCGCTGAGATCCGCACCGTCGCGGTCCGCTTCTTCGCGGGCGGCGATGTCCGGCCCATCGGCAGGCGGAGGTGCGGCTTCCGGCGCGGGAATGGCTTGCTTGCCCGGTCCTGCCGGAGCGGCCGCGGGTGGCGGCGTCCCGGTGGGCGGGGCGGCGCGAGCGGCAGGGGCCGGGTCCGTCGCTTTGGGGCGGCGGCACGGCCGCCTCGATCTGCTCGGTGCCGCAGCGCACGAGATCCGCGGGCGCCTTGGTCCAGACCATGGTGCGCGAGAGGAAGCTCACGCCGGCAAACCCTTTGACTTTGAGCGTGCCGTCTTTCTGCGGGGTCAGCTCGACGTTGTAATTGCGCTTGCGCTCGGGGCTGTAGATCCAGCCGTCGCCCCAGACGCCGCCGCCGGAACTGGTGACGTCGCCGATGATCTGGCGGCCGCAGCCTTCCACATCCGCCGTGTCCTTGACCCAGACGACGTGGCCGCAAAGCTTGTCGCCGCATTGCTTGATTTCGATGGCGCCGCGGCCGGTATCGTTCACCCAGACGCCGAGCGGCGCATCGGCAGCGAGCGCGGGGGAGGTCACGAGGACGGCCGCTGCGATCGCGGCGGCGCGGAGGCCTTTTCTCTCGAACGGCATGGCTTACTCCTCAAAACTCGGTTCGGCTCCAATGGGGCAACCGCGATGTCTCCCGCAGTTACTCCTCTCGGTGCCTGATGTCCCACGGCGCGCATTTCCACGCTGTTCCCAGGGAAACATAGGGTCTGAGGAGGCGATTGTTACACGGCCTGCGGCGAAATTTCGACCAGATGGCCGCCGTCCAGCACCACAACGCGGTCCATCCGGCTCGCAAGATCGAGATTATGGGTTGCGATCAGGGCCGCCACGCCCTCGCTCCGGAACAGCGTAAGCAGTTCATGGAACACGAGTTCCGAGGTTTTCGGATCGAGATTTCCGGTTGGCTCGTCCGCGAGGATAAGGCGCGGCCGGTTGGCCAAGGCGCGGCAGATCGCCGTGCGCTGCTGCTCGCCGCCCGAGAGCTCGGCCGGGCGGTGGTGGAGACGCTCGGCAAGGCCCAGCGACGTCAACAGCTTGCGCGCGCGATCTTCGCCCTCGCGCCGTGACCGCCCCATGAGCATTTGCGGGATGGCGACATTCTCCAGCGCCGAGAACTCCGGCAGAAGCTGGTGGAACTGATAGATGAAGCCCATGTCGGTGCGGCGAATGCGCGTGCGGGCATGGTCGTCGAGGGTAGCGCAATCGCGGCCTGCGACGATGACCTGCCCTGAGTCGGGCGTCTCCAGCAGGCCCGCAACGTGAAGCAGCGTCGACTTTCCTGCGCCCGACGGCCCGACAAGGGCGACGCACTGCCCCGGCCAAACGTCGACGGAGGCGCCCGAAAGCACGCTGATCTCACGCGTTCCTTGCCGGAACGTGCGGCGCAGCTCGACGAGCCTCAGAACGGGAATGTGCGCCTCGTTGTCCAGCACTTGGCCTGCCCCCCTATTCGTAGCGCAGCGCTTCGACGGGATCGAGCCGCGACGCGCGCCAGGAGGGATAGAGCGTGGCCAGCACCGAAAGCGCGAGCGCCATGGCCACGATGGAGCCGGTCTCCACCGGATTGATTTCGGCGGGCAGGCGCGTGAGGTAGTAGACGTTCGGGTCGAAAACCTTGGTGCCGGCGATCCAAGTCACGAACTGGCGGATCTCCTCGATGTGCATGCAAAACACCACGCCGAGCACGAGGCCCGCGAGCGTTCCGACAATGCCGATCGATGCGCCCGTGATCAGGAACACGCGCATCACCGCGCCTTTCGTGGCGCCCATGGTTCGCAGTATCGCGATGTCGCGGCCCTTTTCCTTCACGAGCATCATCATGCCGGAGATGATGTTCAATGCCGCCACGAGCACGATCAGCGACAGGATGATGAACATCACGTTCCGTTCGACTTCGAGCACCGTGAAGAACGTCTCGTTGCGTTGTCGCCAATCGGTCACGTTGATGGTTTGGCCCGCTTCCGCACGTATGGCCGCGGAAGCGGCATCCACCGCTTCCGGATCGGAGACGATCACCTCCAGGATGTCCACCTCGCCCACCTTCGAGAAGTAGCGTTGCGCCTCTTCCAGGGGCAGGAACATCATCGTCTTGTCGTACTCGGCCATGCCGAGTTCGAAGATCGCGGTGATGGGATAGGATTTCGAGCGTGGTGCGGTTCCGAAGGGCGTGGCGGCGCCGCGCGGCGAGATGATGGTGATCATGTCGCCTTCGTTGAGACGCAGCATGTTTGCGAGCCGTATCCCGACCGCGATGCCGCCCGAATTGTCGAAGCCGTCTAGCGTGCCGTAACGGATGTTGTCGGCCACGAGCGGCAGCGACTTGAGATCGTTCTCGGCGATGCCGCGCACGGCCGCGCCCAGCGCTTGCACGGGCGAGGAGACCATGACCTGGCCTTCGATGAGCGGGATGGCCCGCTCTACCCCTTGAGCGCGCGCCACGATCTCGGCCATGGACAGATAATCATCGAACGGCGCACCGACCTTGTAGACGACGATGTGGCCGTTGAGACCGAGGATCTTGGCGAAGAGATCCTTGCGGAAGCCGTTCATCACCGCCATGACGATGATGAGCGTCGCGACGCCCAGCATAATGCCGAGAAACGACACGACGGCGGTGACGGAGATGAAGCCTTCCTTGCGCCGCGCGCGCAGATAGCGGGAGGCGAGCAGCCACTCGAACGGCGCAAAAGGCTTCGTGTCGACCGACGCTGCCATGACGCCTCCCCTTTTCTTTTCTGTCCTGTCCGCGATCAGACCAGTACGCGCTGGTCGAGGATCCGGGTGATCGTGCGTTCGAGTCCTGCCTCCAGAGGCAGCGTATCGCGGGTGCCGGTTTTGCGCTCCTTGACCTCGATCTCGCCCGCCTTCACGCCTTTGGGCCCGACGATGACCTGATAGGGAATCCCGATCAGGTCCATCGTCGCGAATTTGGCACCGGCGCGCTCGTCGGTGTCGTCCAGAAGCACATCGATGCCGGCGGCTTCGAGGCGCGCCTTGACGTCGAGGGCGGCCTTGTCGGTGTCGGCATCGCCCGCCTTCAGGTTCACGACAGCCACCTCGAAGGGGGCCACCGGGACGGGCCAAACGATGCCGGCCTCGTCGTGGCTCGCTTCGATGATCGCGCCTACGAGCCGCGAAACGCCGATGCCGTAAGACCCCATTTCGAGCGTGACCTGCTGTCCGTCGGGGCCCTGGACGCGAGCCCCCATGGGTTCGGAATA
It encodes:
- the ubiB gene encoding 2-polyprenylphenol 6-hydroxylase, with amino-acid sequence MANAFTNLWRLSRAGIVLAQHGVRFVPKGQPVPLALRLARLAALPVALVAAPFNIGKPKERRISSALAALGPSYIKLGQFLATRQDVIGPELASDLAHLQDKMPPFSMKEARRAVEEALGGKLEDHFVEFGPPVAAASIAQVHKAKIRDKDGRLRDVAVKILRPDVEKRFRRDLDSYFFAAGLIERFHAPSRRLKPVAVVKNLARTTELEMDLRLEGAAISEMAENIDANAHFRVPSVDWNRTARRVLVTDWIDGIPISDHARLAAQGHDLKALGLVVLRSFLTHAMGDGFFHADMHQGNLFVDAAGNVVAVDFGIMGRLGHKERRFLAEILHGLITRDYTRAAEVHFWAGYVPPHHPVEVFAQALRAIGEPIHGRTADEISMADLLGQLFAYTEVFDMQTRPELILLQKSMVIVEGVARSLDPSLNMWVAAEPVAKDWVEANTGPRGAMRKAGEGALTLGRVLADVPDVLAHAERAASGFAEMARGGVRLDAETIEGIAERTARKERTGRFALWIIAASLAALTAKYVGLI
- a CDS encoding DUF2147 domain-containing protein, yielding MPFERKGLRAAAIAAAVLVTSPALAADAPLGVWVNDTGRGAIEIKQCGDKLCGHVVWVKDTADVEGCGRQIIGDVTSSGGGVWGDGWIYSPERKRNYNVELTPQKDGTLKVKGFAGVSFLSRTMVWTKAPADLVRCGTEQIEAAVPPPQSDGPGPCRSRRPAHRDAATRGRSGRTGQASHSRAGSRTSACRWAGHRRPRRSGPRRCGSQRPCGRVRRRLHAQGRQVQGRHPMGETRLRLRREISARRSSRC
- a CDS encoding ABC transporter ATP-binding protein — encoded protein: MLDNEAHIPVLRLVELRRTFRQGTREISVLSGASVDVWPGQCVALVGPSGAGKSTLLHVAGLLETPDSGQVIVAGRDCATLDDHARTRIRRTDMGFIYQFHQLLPEFSALENVAIPQMLMGRSRREGEDRARKLLTSLGLAERLHHRPAELSGGEQQRTAICRALANRPRLILADEPTGNLDPKTSELVFHELLTLFRSEGVAALIATHNLDLASRMDRVVVLDGGHLVEISPQAV
- a CDS encoding lipoprotein-releasing ABC transporter permease subunit yields the protein MAASVDTKPFAPFEWLLASRYLRARRKEGFISVTAVVSFLGIMLGVATLIIVMAVMNGFRKDLFAKILGLNGHIVVYKVGAPFDDYLSMAEIVARAQGVERAIPLIEGQVMVSSPVQALGAAVRGIAENDLKSLPLVADNIRYGTLDGFDNSGGIAVGIRLANMLRLNEGDMITIISPRGAATPFGTAPRSKSYPITAIFELGMAEYDKTMMFLPLEEAQRYFSKVGEVDILEVIVSDPEAVDAASAAIRAEAGQTINVTDWRQRNETFFTVLEVERNVMFIILSLIVLVAALNIISGMMMLVKEKGRDIAILRTMGATKGAVMRVFLITGASIGIVGTLAGLVLGVVFCMHIEEIRQFVTWIAGTKVFDPNVYYLTRLPAEINPVETGSIVAMALALSVLATLYPSWRASRLDPVEALRYE